In Bacteroidota bacterium, the following proteins share a genomic window:
- a CDS encoding NAD(P)-dependent oxidoreductase, producing the protein MKILVTGGSGSVGKYVVDELVRHKHDVGVLDIVPPRPGLWHHDVDVLDLPNVVKAVKGYDAVVHMAGIPHPLNHPPEKVFGLNVNGTFNVLEAAARTGVRKVVLTSSESALGFAFMSKHMAPDYIPIDETHPLRPQDPYGLSKIIGERICQSYSERYGIRTVCLRAPWIWVPEGSERERYKGLIAEPHKWCNNLWAFVHAYDAAQAHRLAVEKDLDSIHEIFFIAAKDNWTGIDSRSLMRTYFPEVKGFAPDFAGASSLLSCRKAHDLLGYVPQYTVRDILF; encoded by the coding sequence ATGAAAATCCTCGTGACCGGCGGAAGCGGCTCGGTCGGCAAGTATGTTGTTGACGAATTGGTGCGTCACAAACACGATGTCGGCGTTCTCGACATCGTTCCACCAAGGCCCGGACTCTGGCATCACGATGTCGATGTGCTCGACCTGCCGAACGTCGTCAAGGCGGTGAAGGGCTACGACGCGGTCGTTCACATGGCAGGCATTCCCCATCCGCTCAACCATCCCCCCGAAAAAGTCTTCGGCCTCAACGTCAACGGGACATTCAACGTGCTTGAAGCCGCTGCGCGCACCGGCGTCAGGAAGGTTGTCCTGACGTCGAGCGAGTCGGCGCTCGGATTCGCGTTCATGTCGAAACACATGGCGCCGGACTACATACCGATCGACGAAACGCACCCCCTCCGGCCGCAGGACCCGTACGGCTTGAGCAAGATCATCGGCGAACGGATCTGTCAGTCATACTCCGAACGCTACGGCATTCGCACGGTCTGTCTCCGCGCGCCGTGGATCTGGGTTCCCGAGGGAAGCGAACGCGAACGGTACAAGGGGCTCATCGCCGAACCGCACAAGTGGTGCAACAACCTCTGGGCCTTTGTCCACGCCTACGACGCGGCACAGGCGCACAGGCTGGCCGTTGAAAAGGATTTGGACTCGATCCACGAAATATTTTTCATCGCGGCAAAGGATAATTGGACGGGGATCGATTCACGGAGTTTGATGAGGACCTATTTCCCGGAGGTCAAGGGCTTTGCTCCCGATTTCGCTGGAGCATCGTCGCTGCTGTCGTGCCGCAAAGCGCACGACCTCCTCGGCTATGTTCCGCAGTACACCGTGCGTGATATTCTTTTCTGA
- the gatC gene encoding Asp-tRNA(Asn)/Glu-tRNA(Gln) amidotransferase subunit GatC produces the protein MPVTLNDVEHIAELARLEFDAKEKEKLTHELNDILRYIEKLNELDTSNVEPLSHVIELNNVFRDDVVKPSIPAEEALKNAPEKTGTFFKVPKVIG, from the coding sequence ATGCCAGTCACACTGAACGACGTCGAACACATCGCCGAGCTTGCCCGCCTGGAGTTCGACGCAAAAGAAAAAGAGAAACTGACCCATGAGCTTAACGATATCCTGAGATATATCGAGAAGCTGAACGAGCTCGACACGTCGAATGTCGAGCCGTTGTCGCACGTGATCGAGCTGAACAACGTATTCCGCGACGACGTTGTGAAGCCCTCCATCCCTGCCGAAGAGGCCTTGAAAAACGCTCCGGAAAAAACCGGTACATTCTTTAAAGTGCCGAAGGTGATCGGGTAG
- a CDS encoding MBL fold metallo-hydrolase: MVIEFIGATRTVTGSMHLILVNGKKILLDCGLFQGKRADTFERNKNFPFDPSTIDALVLSHAHIDHAGNLPNLVKNGYSGPIYCTPATHDLSDIMLKDSAYIQERDVEFVGKKHTKKHLPPPEPLYTIDDVEPALSLFQSVPYHSKFEAASGVQVEFVDAGHILGSASVILTIVEGGDGKSSYRREIKLGFTGDLGRPNLPILRDPEFMGDVDAVISESTYGGRFHASVDEMPQKFEEAVMKTARRGGKVIIPAFSVGRTQDLVYTIHLLREKGKLQNIPVYVDSPLSTSATEVFRKHPECFDAETLDLMKREEDPFGFNRLTYIRNVDESKKLNDKTEPCIIIASSGMCEAGRIRHHIANNIGDPKNTILIVGYQAEHTLGRRLVEQEKEVTIFGEVHERKCDVVVMNSFSAHADRNELLAYFNHFNKGRLKNVFLVHGDPDQAEKFSGGLKDQGFKNVAIPVRLQKFEL, from the coding sequence ATGGTCATTGAATTTATCGGTGCAACGCGGACGGTCACTGGTTCGATGCACCTCATTCTTGTCAACGGAAAGAAAATTCTTCTCGATTGCGGCCTGTTCCAGGGGAAGCGTGCGGATACGTTCGAGCGGAATAAAAACTTTCCCTTCGACCCCTCAACGATCGATGCCCTCGTTCTGTCGCACGCGCACATCGACCACGCCGGGAACCTTCCCAACCTCGTCAAAAACGGGTACTCGGGACCGATCTATTGCACTCCTGCCACGCACGACCTCAGCGACATCATGCTCAAAGACAGCGCCTACATTCAGGAGCGCGACGTCGAATTTGTCGGCAAGAAGCACACAAAGAAACATCTTCCGCCCCCCGAGCCGCTGTACACCATCGACGATGTTGAGCCCGCGCTGAGCCTGTTCCAGTCGGTACCGTATCATTCGAAATTTGAAGCGGCAAGCGGGGTGCAGGTCGAGTTCGTGGATGCCGGACACATTCTTGGTTCTGCTTCCGTGATCCTGACGATCGTCGAAGGAGGAGACGGAAAAAGCTCTTACCGCCGCGAAATCAAACTCGGCTTTACCGGCGATCTTGGCAGGCCGAACCTCCCGATCCTGCGCGACCCGGAATTCATGGGGGATGTCGATGCGGTCATCAGCGAAAGCACGTACGGCGGACGGTTCCACGCTTCGGTTGACGAGATGCCCCAGAAGTTTGAAGAGGCCGTGATGAAGACTGCGCGGCGCGGGGGCAAGGTTATCATTCCGGCGTTCAGCGTCGGACGCACGCAGGATCTGGTCTATACGATCCACCTCCTCAGGGAAAAGGGGAAGCTGCAGAATATTCCCGTTTACGTCGACAGTCCTCTTTCGACGAGCGCCACGGAGGTGTTCCGCAAACACCCCGAATGCTTCGACGCCGAGACGCTCGATCTGATGAAGCGTGAGGAGGACCCGTTCGGGTTCAATCGGCTGACGTACATACGGAATGTTGATGAATCGAAGAAACTGAACGACAAGACCGAGCCGTGTATCATCATTGCCTCATCGGGCATGTGCGAGGCGGGGCGTATTCGGCATCACATCGCCAATAACATCGGCGATCCTAAAAACACGATCCTCATCGTCGGCTATCAGGCCGAGCATACGCTCGGGAGAAGGCTCGTCGAACAGGAGAAAGAAGTGACGATCTTCGGCGAGGTGCACGAACGAAAGTGCGATGTGGTGGTGATGAACTCCTTCAGCGCGCACGCCGACCGGAACGAACTTCTTGCCTACTTCAATCATTTCAATAAGGGCCGATTGAAGAATGTGTTCCTCGTGCACGGCGATCCGGACCAGGCAGAAAAGTTTTCCGGAGGATTGAAGGACCAGGGCTTCAAGAACGTTGCGATACCGGTTCGCCTCCAGAAATTTGAACTCTAG
- a CDS encoding lysophospholipid acyltransferase family protein codes for MRFMLTIGRIIFIVVTNILLSIVALLSLPVEKDGRTYFWAGSTWSKLTLKVCGIKVSARGIENIQPDGAYIFVTNHASMFDIPAIMSVLPHVRIMFKKELSYVPLWGWALKWGHHIMVDRAKGSEAMKSIDRAAEAIKTGGSVILFAEGTRTRDGKLLPFKRGAFTLAAKSGVPVVPITINGSFKILPKASLDIRPSPIELLIGKPIDTRHVSSRDEEIALMNNVREIISANYREHLS; via the coding sequence ATGCGTTTCATGCTGACCATCGGCAGGATCATCTTCATCGTCGTAACGAATATTCTTTTATCGATCGTCGCCCTTCTCAGCCTGCCTGTCGAGAAGGACGGCAGGACATATTTTTGGGCGGGAAGCACGTGGTCAAAACTCACGCTGAAGGTCTGCGGAATCAAGGTCTCTGCGCGCGGAATAGAAAATATTCAGCCCGACGGGGCGTACATTTTTGTGACGAACCACGCGAGCATGTTCGATATCCCGGCGATCATGTCGGTGCTGCCGCATGTGCGCATCATGTTCAAAAAAGAGCTGTCGTACGTTCCGCTCTGGGGCTGGGCGCTCAAATGGGGGCATCATATCATGGTCGACCGTGCAAAGGGGAGTGAAGCAATGAAGAGCATCGACCGTGCGGCTGAGGCGATCAAAACCGGAGGCTCCGTCATCCTTTTTGCGGAAGGGACGCGCACGCGCGACGGCAAGCTTCTTCCGTTCAAGCGCGGCGCGTTTACGCTCGCCGCGAAATCGGGAGTTCCGGTGGTGCCGATCACGATCAATGGAAGCTTTAAAATTCTGCCGAAGGCCTCCCTCGATATCCGGCCAAGCCCCATCGAGCTGCTGATCGGCAAACCGATCGACACCCGGCATGTTTCAAGCCGGGATGAGGAAATTGCGTTGATGAACAACGTCCGCGAAATTATTTCGGCAAACTACCGGGAGCATCTTTCATGA
- the kdsB gene encoding 3-deoxy-manno-octulosonate cytidylyltransferase, with protein MKIVCIIPSRYASQRLPAKSLADIHGKPMVQHVYERAKRSKLLTEVVVATDDERIESAVKKFGGKAVMTPSSIQSGSDRVAFAARNLDADIVVNVQGDEPLISPALIDQAVQLLLDDPEAVVGTAVKKITSLDDLLTPNVVKAVIDRNHYALYFTRSLVPFVRDSKEVTDWLKHAVFYKHFGIYVYRSSFLQKYASLTPTSLEQAEKLEQLRILEHGFRIKTVITELDSIPVDTQEDLNRVRAELKAQK; from the coding sequence TTGAAAATCGTTTGCATCATACCGTCCCGTTACGCGTCGCAGCGCCTTCCGGCAAAGTCGCTCGCGGACATCCACGGCAAGCCGATGGTGCAGCATGTCTATGAACGGGCGAAGCGGTCGAAGCTGCTCACCGAGGTCGTTGTCGCCACGGACGATGAACGAATAGAGTCGGCGGTGAAAAAGTTCGGCGGGAAGGCGGTGATGACCCCGTCATCGATCCAAAGCGGCAGCGACAGGGTCGCTTTTGCTGCGCGGAATCTCGATGCGGATATTGTCGTGAATGTTCAGGGGGACGAGCCGTTGATCTCGCCGGCGCTCATCGATCAGGCTGTTCAGCTCCTTCTCGATGACCCGGAGGCCGTCGTCGGCACGGCGGTCAAAAAGATCACTTCGCTCGACGACCTTCTTACGCCGAACGTGGTAAAAGCTGTCATCGACAGGAATCATTACGCTCTGTATTTTACCCGGTCGCTTGTCCCGTTTGTCCGCGATTCGAAAGAGGTCACCGACTGGCTTAAGCATGCGGTATTCTACAAGCATTTCGGGATTTACGTTTACCGGAGTTCGTTCCTGCAGAAATATGCTTCGTTGACGCCGACGTCGCTGGAACAGGCGGAAAAGCTTGAGCAGCTCCGCATCCTTGAGCATGGTTTCCGTATCAAAACTGTCATCACCGAACTCGATTCGATCCCCGTTGACACGCAGGAAGACCTCAATAGAGTCAGAGCAGAACTCAAAGCTCAAAAATAA
- a CDS encoding c-type cytochrome, which produces MATVSRPSRIGLALSLWIFFSGPAQSEPAGSQGSSQLNVGKAVYEAHCAQCHGATGKGDGIASALLNPRPRNFTTGLFKFRSTESGSLPTDEDLTSTVKNGLHGTAMPDWAKFITGDSLRDVVDYVKTFSPRFQKDKPKPIHVSAQVPFSAASAANGKKVYAKLQCADCHGTDGAGLGAVSRDFQDDWNFETSAVNLTEPWTFRGGATARDIYLRFRTGVDGTPMPSYVGAASDKEMWDLANYVVSIARKPVWKMNEQEAKEFYASIDAMAKADPVQRGKYLVRSIGCAGCHSMYDADLHIVEGSQLSGGLTFDLYPFGKFVTRNLTSDKETGLGDWTDQEIKRAFTQGISRDGRKFLPFPMPWASFAALREDDQNAIVAYLRTVPAVHKQIPDPDKPNIFAYLWGKFRMLILKEKIPARVYPMNMSTQNPVSQTPTGGEMNFAVKVERAKEVQP; this is translated from the coding sequence ATGGCGACAGTATCCAGACCCTCTCGCATAGGTTTAGCGCTTTCTCTGTGGATCTTCTTCTCAGGTCCCGCGCAAAGCGAACCGGCCGGCAGCCAGGGCTCGTCGCAGCTCAACGTCGGCAAAGCTGTCTACGAAGCACATTGCGCTCAATGCCATGGGGCAACGGGGAAAGGGGACGGCATTGCATCGGCACTCCTGAACCCGCGCCCGCGAAATTTCACTACCGGCCTGTTCAAGTTCCGTTCGACGGAATCCGGAAGCCTGCCCACGGACGAAGATCTGACCTCAACAGTCAAGAACGGTCTTCACGGAACCGCGATGCCCGACTGGGCAAAATTCATCACAGGCGATTCTTTGAGGGATGTTGTCGACTATGTGAAAACATTCTCTCCCCGTTTCCAAAAAGATAAACCGAAGCCTATTCACGTAAGCGCTCAGGTTCCGTTCTCTGCTGCAAGCGCGGCGAACGGAAAAAAGGTTTACGCCAAATTGCAGTGCGCCGACTGCCACGGCACCGACGGCGCCGGGCTCGGCGCAGTGTCAAGGGATTTTCAGGACGACTGGAATTTTGAAACCAGCGCGGTGAACCTAACGGAGCCATGGACGTTCCGCGGAGGAGCCACGGCACGCGATATTTATCTCAGGTTCAGAACCGGGGTCGACGGAACGCCGATGCCGTCGTACGTCGGCGCCGCCAGCGACAAGGAGATGTGGGATCTTGCGAATTACGTCGTATCGATCGCGCGCAAGCCTGTTTGGAAGATGAACGAGCAGGAAGCGAAAGAATTTTACGCGAGCATTGATGCAATGGCGAAAGCCGACCCCGTTCAACGCGGAAAGTACCTTGTCCGGTCCATCGGATGTGCCGGGTGTCATTCTATGTATGACGCGGACCTCCATATCGTCGAAGGTTCGCAGTTGTCCGGCGGGCTGACCTTCGACCTCTACCCATTCGGCAAGTTCGTGACGCGAAACCTCACTTCGGACAAAGAGACCGGTCTGGGAGACTGGACGGACCAGGAGATCAAACGCGCCTTCACCCAGGGCATCTCACGCGACGGCAGGAAATTCCTTCCGTTCCCGATGCCGTGGGCATCCTTCGCCGCGCTCAGGGAGGATGATCAAAACGCTATCGTTGCATACCTGCGGACGGTTCCGGCAGTGCACAAGCAGATTCCCGACCCGGATAAGCCGAACATCTTCGCGTATCTTTGGGGGAAATTCCGAATGTTGATCCTGAAGGAAAAAATTCCTGCGCGCGTATATCCCATGAACATGAGCACGCAAAATCCGGTGTCGCAGACCCCTACGGGAGGAGAAATGAATTTTGCTGTCAAGGTTGAACGGGCAAAGGAGGTGCAGCCATGA
- a CDS encoding ATP-binding protein: MAAHSRQRTAAKVFRITLRSDPKSVHRVEEFLIRMNSSLHLDEEKLGSLLVVVTEAVNNAIIHGNKRDPAKKVIVTGTRKGHALTIRVKDEGKGFDPSAIPNPVHEDNLLRESGRGVFLMHQLMEKVSFNAHGNEVTMTMTI; the protein is encoded by the coding sequence GTGGCGGCTCATTCCCGGCAGCGGACGGCGGCGAAGGTTTTTCGGATCACATTGAGAAGCGACCCGAAAAGCGTTCATCGCGTGGAGGAGTTTCTTATCAGGATGAACTCATCTCTTCATCTTGACGAAGAGAAGCTCGGCTCACTGCTTGTCGTCGTCACCGAGGCGGTGAACAACGCCATCATTCATGGGAACAAGCGCGACCCGGCGAAGAAGGTGATCGTCACAGGGACGCGCAAGGGACATGCGCTGACGATCAGGGTGAAGGACGAAGGGAAGGGATTCGACCCGAGCGCGATCCCGAACCCGGTCCACGAAGATAACTTATTGCGCGAAAGCGGCAGAGGCGTTTTCTTGATGCATCAGCTGATGGAGAAGGTCAGCTTCAACGCCCATGGCAACGAGGTCACGATGACGATGACGATCTGA
- the mdh gene encoding malate dehydrogenase, whose amino-acid sequence MKITVIGAGNVGATSAQRIAEKELANEVVLVDVVDGLPQGKGLDMYESAPVEGFDSRVVGTNSYDATANSDIIVITAGIARKPGMSRDDLLNTNAGILKSVTEQAVAKSPKSILIVVSNPLDVMVYVALKVSGFDRHRVIGMAGVLDTARFRSFIAMELNVSVEDVTAFVLGGHGDSMVPLPRYTSVAGIPLADLLPQEKIDALVTRARNGGIEIVNFLKTGSAYYAPSSAAVQMVEAIVKDKKRILPCAAYLQGEYGLRDTVVGVPIKLGKNGIEKIMEIKLTPEESAALKKSADEVKSTMEKVKL is encoded by the coding sequence ATGAAAATTACGGTGATCGGCGCAGGCAATGTGGGCGCAACTTCCGCGCAGCGCATCGCGGAAAAAGAACTAGCGAACGAAGTGGTTCTCGTGGATGTTGTGGACGGTCTCCCCCAGGGAAAAGGGCTCGATATGTACGAATCGGCCCCGGTCGAAGGGTTCGATTCGAGGGTCGTCGGAACGAACTCCTACGACGCGACGGCAAACTCGGACATCATCGTCATCACCGCCGGCATCGCGCGTAAGCCAGGGATGAGCCGCGACGACCTTCTCAACACCAACGCCGGAATTCTGAAATCGGTCACCGAACAGGCTGTCGCAAAATCTCCAAAATCGATCCTGATCGTCGTCTCCAACCCTCTCGACGTGATGGTCTATGTCGCTCTCAAGGTCAGCGGCTTTGACCGGCATCGCGTCATCGGCATGGCCGGCGTCCTGGACACTGCCCGATTCCGGTCGTTCATCGCGATGGAATTGAACGTCTCGGTCGAGGATGTCACTGCGTTCGTGCTCGGCGGCCATGGGGATTCGATGGTCCCGCTTCCGCGCTACACGTCCGTGGCAGGAATCCCGCTTGCCGACCTGTTGCCTCAAGAGAAGATCGATGCGCTCGTAACCCGCGCGCGGAACGGCGGTATCGAGATCGTGAACTTCCTGAAAACCGGGAGCGCATATTACGCCCCTTCGTCCGCAGCCGTACAAATGGTGGAAGCGATCGTGAAGGACAAGAAACGGATCCTCCCCTGCGCCGCCTACCTGCAGGGAGAATACGGATTGCGCGACACTGTCGTGGGAGTTCCGATAAAACTGGGGAAGAACGGGATCGAAAAGATCATGGAGATCAAATTGACCCCCGAAGAATCAGCCGCCCTGAAAAAATCCGCCGACGAGGTAAAATCAACTATGGAGAAGGTGAAGCTGTAA
- the rpmA gene encoding 50S ribosomal protein L27 produces the protein MAHKKGGGSSRNGRDSNAQRLGVKRFSGQKVLAGTILVRQRGTRFHPGVNVAKGGDDTLFALADGVVKFQRLGKTRQAISIVTA, from the coding sequence ATGGCTCATAAAAAAGGGGGCGGCAGCTCCCGCAACGGACGCGACAGCAATGCCCAAAGACTCGGCGTCAAGCGGTTCAGCGGACAGAAGGTTCTCGCGGGAACGATCCTGGTCCGCCAGCGGGGAACGAGATTCCATCCCGGGGTCAATGTGGCAAAGGGGGGCGATGATACGCTGTTCGCCCTTGCAGACGGCGTGGTGAAATTTCAGCGCCTCGGCAAAACGCGCCAGGCGATTTCGATCGTGACGGCCTAG
- the rplU gene encoding 50S ribosomal protein L21 → MFAVVEIGGQQYKVNPEEKLYVPKLEKEVGSSIKFDKVLLVSNDKEVKVGAPVVSGASVSAKVLAHVKDDKVIVFKKKKRKGYRVKRGHRQQYTHIEITSIA, encoded by the coding sequence ATGTTTGCAGTTGTTGAGATCGGCGGGCAGCAGTATAAAGTGAACCCCGAAGAGAAGCTCTACGTGCCGAAGCTCGAAAAAGAGGTCGGCAGCAGCATAAAGTTCGACAAAGTACTTCTGGTCTCCAACGACAAAGAGGTAAAAGTCGGAGCCCCCGTCGTCTCCGGCGCTTCGGTGAGCGCGAAGGTGCTTGCCCATGTGAAGGACGATAAAGTGATCGTTTTCAAGAAGAAGAAGCGCAAAGGATACCGGGTGAAGCGCGGGCACCGCCAGCAGTACACCCATATTGAAATTACTTCGATCGCATAA
- a CDS encoding TrkA C-terminal domain-containing protein gives MQPLIDFFAENPLLLFFTVIGLGYLVGEIKIFGFSLGVSAVLFVGIAFGALDRRLALPDYIYIIGLVLFVYAVGLQSGPSFFASFQKRGMHINGMAALLIAVGGLVTVALWKILGISASSAAGLFCGALTSTPALAATVETAKSLSANLPRDAADLNASSPVVTYGLAYPFGVLGVLLWSFVFVKIFKIDFAKEEAARLRETGSDVIVSRTFNVTNPAVDGKSAAEALQLLGQPAFTLSRIQKGELIEIAGPDTILSRGDRIVAVGTHDALERARILFGEESPDHLPLGNTGIDFRRIFVSHPSVVGRRIHELNLEKEFGATITRLRRGDVDFVPSPDTILELGDRIRVVTRLENLDRITKYFGDSMKAISETDFLSISFGIVLGAMVGMIPIPLAHGMSFKLGFAGGPLVVALILGRLERTGPILWALPFNANLVLRQTGLVFFLAGIGTKAGFGFGTIFQSGGWELIAAGALITTCVVVLTVIVSYKYLKFPMSAVVGIVAGMSTQSACLAYANQQTQNDQPNIWYATVYPASMIAKIIVAQVIVSLLWAR, from the coding sequence ATGCAGCCCCTCATAGATTTTTTCGCCGAAAACCCGCTCCTTCTTTTCTTTACTGTCATCGGCCTCGGATACCTTGTCGGAGAGATCAAGATCTTCGGCTTCAGCCTCGGAGTTTCGGCAGTGTTGTTCGTTGGGATCGCCTTCGGCGCCCTCGATAGGCGGCTCGCTCTTCCCGACTATATTTATATCATCGGTCTTGTCCTTTTCGTGTACGCCGTCGGGCTCCAGTCGGGCCCGAGCTTCTTCGCCTCCTTCCAAAAGCGGGGAATGCACATCAACGGCATGGCCGCACTGCTCATCGCTGTCGGCGGATTGGTGACGGTCGCACTCTGGAAGATCCTCGGCATTTCCGCCTCGAGTGCGGCCGGACTTTTTTGCGGCGCATTGACGAGCACTCCCGCCCTGGCGGCGACGGTCGAGACCGCGAAGTCACTTTCCGCGAATCTTCCGCGCGATGCTGCCGACCTCAATGCGAGCAGCCCCGTGGTGACGTACGGGCTTGCCTATCCGTTCGGCGTGCTTGGAGTCCTGCTATGGTCGTTCGTTTTTGTTAAAATTTTCAAAATAGATTTTGCAAAAGAAGAGGCCGCGCGGTTGCGGGAAACAGGGTCGGATGTCATCGTCAGCCGGACGTTCAACGTCACCAATCCGGCAGTCGACGGCAAAAGCGCCGCAGAGGCTCTTCAGCTGCTCGGCCAGCCGGCCTTCACGCTCAGCAGAATCCAAAAGGGAGAACTCATCGAGATCGCCGGGCCCGACACCATCCTCTCCCGGGGCGACAGGATTGTTGCGGTTGGGACCCATGACGCCCTCGAACGGGCCAGGATACTCTTCGGAGAGGAATCGCCGGATCATCTCCCGCTCGGCAACACCGGCATCGATTTTCGCCGCATCTTCGTCTCTCATCCGTCCGTTGTCGGAAGACGGATCCACGAACTCAACCTCGAAAAGGAATTCGGCGCCACGATCACCCGCCTGCGGCGGGGCGACGTCGACTTTGTTCCGTCTCCTGATACCATCCTCGAGTTAGGCGACAGGATCCGCGTCGTGACGCGCCTCGAAAACCTCGACCGCATCACAAAATATTTCGGCGATTCGATGAAAGCGATCTCGGAGACCGATTTTCTTTCGATCTCGTTCGGCATTGTCCTCGGAGCGATGGTCGGCATGATCCCGATCCCGCTCGCTCACGGCATGTCGTTCAAACTCGGGTTTGCCGGCGGACCGCTCGTCGTCGCGCTGATCCTCGGGAGGCTCGAACGGACGGGACCGATCCTCTGGGCGCTGCCGTTCAATGCCAACCTTGTCCTGAGACAAACGGGGCTTGTCTTTTTCCTTGCCGGCATCGGTACGAAAGCCGGCTTCGGTTTCGGAACGATTTTTCAGTCGGGAGGATGGGAACTGATCGCCGCGGGAGCTCTCATCACGACATGCGTCGTCGTCCTGACCGTCATCGTCTCCTACAAATACCTGAAGTTCCCCATGTCCGCCGTCGTGGGCATCGTTGCAGGAATGTCCACTCAGTCGGCGTGCCTTGCCTACGCAAACCAGCAAACGCAAAATGACCAGCCGAATATTTGGTATGCCACCGTTTATCCGGCCTCGATGATCGCAAAAATCATCGTGGCGCAGGTCATTGTTTCGCTCCTCTGGGCACGATAG
- a CDS encoding CTP synthase, which produces MANNHVKYIFVTGGVVSSLGKGIASASLGLLLKSRGLRVTVQKFDPYINVDPGTMNPFQHGEVYVTDDGAETDLDLGHYERFLDISTSRQNNSTTGQIYYEVISKERRGDYLGATVQVIPHITDEIKKRIGQLGASGKYDVIITEVGGTVGDIESLPFLEAIRQFTLHTGRRNALNIHVTLVPYIKSAGELKTKPTQHSVKTLLEIGVQPDILICRTERRLSKEMKEKIALFCNVEAGSVIEGRDVDTIYQIPLMFEDEGLDTIVIEKLNLKCGKSDLRQWSRVVNRIKNPSERVTIGVVGKYTDLKDAYKSINESFIHAGADNDAAVDLKWIRAEDLDSTNLDEYLGDISGILVPGGFGERGVEGKIKAIGYVREHSIPFFGICLGLQCAIIEFARNVCGMKGANSTEFRKTKFNVIDLMFDQRGVKNLGGTMRLGAYPCIVQKKTKAHQAYKKELIYERHRHRYEVNNKFRKKLSDSGMVFSGLSPDNSLVEIIELPAHPWFVAGQFHPELKSRFLSPHPLFRDFVKAAVKYQREKAKRK; this is translated from the coding sequence ATGGCCAATAATCACGTCAAATACATTTTCGTCACCGGCGGCGTGGTCTCGTCGCTGGGGAAGGGCATTGCGTCGGCATCGCTCGGGCTGCTGCTGAAGTCCAGAGGCCTCCGCGTGACCGTCCAAAAATTCGACCCGTATATCAACGTCGATCCGGGGACGATGAACCCGTTCCAACACGGTGAAGTCTACGTTACCGACGACGGCGCTGAAACCGACCTCGACCTCGGGCATTACGAGCGTTTCCTCGACATCAGCACCTCGCGGCAGAATAACTCCACCACCGGACAGATCTATTATGAGGTCATTTCCAAAGAGCGCCGCGGCGATTATCTCGGCGCCACGGTGCAGGTGATTCCCCACATCACCGACGAGATCAAGAAGCGCATCGGCCAGCTCGGGGCCTCCGGCAAGTACGACGTGATCATCACCGAGGTCGGCGGCACGGTCGGCGACATCGAAAGCCTTCCATTTCTCGAAGCGATCCGCCAGTTCACGCTCCATACCGGGCGGCGCAATGCGTTGAACATCCATGTCACGCTCGTGCCGTACATCAAATCGGCCGGGGAGCTTAAAACGAAGCCGACCCAGCACAGCGTGAAGACACTGCTCGAGATCGGCGTGCAGCCGGATATTCTCATCTGCCGCACGGAACGCCGGCTGTCGAAGGAAATGAAGGAAAAGATCGCCCTGTTCTGCAACGTCGAGGCCGGATCGGTGATCGAAGGAAGGGACGTCGACACAATTTATCAGATTCCGCTGATGTTCGAGGACGAGGGGCTGGACACGATCGTCATCGAGAAATTGAATTTGAAATGCGGCAAGAGCGACCTCCGCCAATGGTCGCGCGTCGTGAACCGCATCAAAAACCCGAGCGAGCGAGTTACGATCGGCGTGGTCGGCAAATACACCGACCTGAAAGACGCCTACAAGAGCATCAACGAATCGTTCATCCACGCCGGTGCGGACAACGATGCGGCCGTCGATTTAAAATGGATCCGCGCAGAAGACCTCGACAGCACGAACCTCGACGAATACCTCGGCGATATTTCCGGGATCCTTGTTCCCGGCGGCTTCGGCGAACGGGGCGTGGAAGGGAAGATCAAGGCGATCGGCTACGTGAGGGAGCATTCGATCCCGTTCTTCGGGATCTGCCTCGGACTTCAATGCGCGATCATCGAATTTGCACGCAATGTCTGCGGCATGAAGGGGGCGAACAGCACGGAGTTCCGGAAGACCAAGTTCAACGTCATCGACCTGATGTTCGACCAGCGCGGCGTCAAGAACCTCGGCGGAACGATGCGCCTCGGCGCGTACCCGTGCATCGTGCAGAAGAAAACGAAAGCCCATCAGGCATACAAAAAAGAATTGATCTACGAACGCCACCGGCACCGCTATGAGGTCAATAACAAATTCCGGAAAAAATTGAGCGACAGCGGCATGGTCTTCAGCGGACTTTCTCCCGACAACTCCCTCGTCGAGATCATCGAGCTGCCGGCGCACCCGTGGTTCGTTGCAGGACAATTTCATCCGGAATTAAAGTCGCGCTTTCTGAGCCCGCATCCCCTGTTCAGGGATTTTGTCAAAGCAGCAGTGAAATATCAAAGGGAAAAGGCCAAGAGGAAGTAA